In a genomic window of Besnoitia besnoiti strain Bb-Ger1 chromosome XI, whole genome shotgun sequence:
- a CDS encoding RNA recognition motif-containing protein (encoded by transcript BESB_019760), protein MGHHHHPGAPVHGVRLGGGAGPLGIPHPYHHHHGSNLLHLLDKLPRELRELNIESTNPTQTPVIIVYNLPANITVHMLFNLFSLYGSVLRVKILREKSDTALIQYSDPLYATIALNYIQGANVLGQSLQVGFSKNMEVKLPPPNSNKTEANAEEEKRTVAFSIKDQRYGGDDVEKYVKGSCRPTKTIFVANLDESATDEEVQKLFKEHGQVSKFTFKAPKNESAKTQMAMMEMGTEAEAVAAVMYLHNHELHGRSMKVAFSKTVL, encoded by the exons ATGGGTCACCATCACCACCCGGGCGCGCCTGTGCACGGCGtgcgtctcggcggcggcgctgggccTTTGGGAATTCCTCATCCGTACCATCATCACCACGGCAGCAACTTGTTGCACCTGCTCGACAAGCTGCCTAGGGAGTTGAGAGAACTCAACATCGAATCCACCAACCCGACCCAGACGCCCGTCATTATTGTCTACAACTTGCCTGCCAACATCACCGTGCACATG TTGTTCAACCTCTTCAGCTTGTATGGCTCGGTGCTTCGCGTGAAGATTCTCCGCGAGAAGAGCGACACTGCTCTCATCCAGTATTCTGACCCTCTCTACGCAACCATCGCTCTCAACTACATCCAG GGAGCAAACGTCTTGGGGCAGTCTCTCCAAGTTGGCTTCAGCAAGAACATGGAGGTCAAGCTCCCCCCGCCCAACTCCAACAAGACGGAGGCgaacgccgaggaggagaaacGCACTGTCGCCTTCTCGATCAAGGACCAGCGCTACGGC GGCGACGACGTTGAGAAGTACGTGAAGGGATCCTGCCGCCCGACCAAAACGATTTTTGTCGCGAACCTCGACGAGAGTGCAACCGACGAGGAGGTCCAGAAGCTCTTCAAGGAGCACGGACAAGTCAGCAAATTCACCTTTAAGGCCCCGAAAAACGAGTCCGCCAAGACCCAGATGGCCATGATGGAGATGGGCACCGAAGCAGAG GCCGTTGCGGCAGTGATGTACCTGCACAATCACGAGCTTCACGGTCGCAGCATGAAGGTGGCCTTCTCGAAGACGGTCCTCTGA
- a CDS encoding hypothetical protein (encoded by transcript BESB_019740) → MAVTCREFLRPSRCFRGAESSAAAKKREEGKTRSEQRQLEIPLRNVRRTQRQHRTNRAVYCHNENHEAHNSQSCALCLKNPDATLTRNPRKRAARTQDRNEEERQRTQPEKRSKGQKVAPGAPTREEGDDSATGKRRSNSLLRPGGSSNRGAAQQKGQQALEEEAHEAERRERRRRREKRRRREKEKGSLSRHSAKKGRKKPSGEAREATIVYAAGPTGPLLCSLLGCSAAPPQPTHSPRHTATPLFKNPKTNLPPPSSSSCSAFSPSPSSSSRGPLSAAGFSFTHLSSSSSCPPPRLARRTTPFQPARAHTTLSVLALSLYKRRSHRGCAAAETRRRNFAERSAEGSPDPSWRLCSTRRPCHLVRNRDTERRAGGEGGDGKNDPASEAADQKLTEACSCRAVPEPGTGDPPALPPLQRR, encoded by the exons ATGGCTGTCACCTGTCGGGAGTTCCTCCGGCCGAGTCGTTGCTTCCGAGGCGCCgagagcagcgccgcggcgaaaaaacgggaagaaggaaagacgCGATCCGAGCAGAGACAGCTAGAGATACCGTTGAGAAACGTCCGGCGGACACAGAGACAACACAGGACGAACAGGGCCGTTTACTGCCACAACGAAAATCACGAGGCACACAACTCCCAGTCATGCGCTCTGTGCCTAAAGAATCCAGACGCCACCTTGACGCGGAATCCACGCAAAagggcagcgaggacgcaggacagaaacgaagaagaaaggcagaGGACACAGCCGGAAAAGAGAAGCAAAGGCCAGAAGGTTGCTCCGGGCGCGCCTACGAGAGAAGAGGGGGATGACAGCGCCACAGGAAAGCGCCGATCCAACTCTCTGCTGAGGCCGGGGGGGAGCAGCAACCGAGGGGCGGCGCAACAGAAAGGACAACAGGCTCTAGAGGAGGAAGCACACGaggcggaaagaagagagagaagaagaagaagagagaagagacggagaagagaaaaagaaaagggatCGCTAAGTCGTCATTCGGCAAAAAAGGGAAGAAAAAAACCTAGTGGGGAAGCAAGGGAAGCCACCATAGTATATGCTGCCGGTCCTACAGGTCCTCTTCTATGCTCTCTCctgggctgcagcgccgcgccaccCCAACCGACACACTCTCCTCGACACACGGCCACGCCTCTCTTCAAAAACCCGAAGACGAaccttcctcctccttcctcctcctcttgctccgccttctccccttccccctcctcctcctctcgcggccCTCTCTCGGCTGCTGGCTTCTCGTTCACCCACCTCTCATCATCATCATCTTGCCCTCCACCACGCCTGGCTCGTCGCACCACACCCTTCCagcccgcgcgtgcgcacaCGACCCTCTctgtcctcgccctctctctttATAAACGCCGGTCCCAccgaggctgcgccgccgcagagacccGACGGAGGAACTTCGCAGAACGAAGCGCCGAAGGCAGTCCGGACCCCTCTTGGCGTCTCTGCTCGACAAGGCGTCCGTGTCACCTCGTGCGAAATCGCGACACGGAGAGAAgggcagggggggaggggggggacggga AGAATGACCCTGCGAGTGAAGCAGCTGATCAAAAACTGACCGAGGCGTGCAGCTGTCGCGCCGTCCCAGAGCCTGGCACCGGCGACCCCCCGGCCCTCCCCCCACTACAACGGCGTTGA
- a CDS encoding RNA recognition motif-containing protein (encoded by transcript BESB_019750) translates to MEEKSTAAPPESFRVVLASVTNLLYPVDIDLIHYLFSKYGEIEKIVTFSKSPTMYQALIQFQNPEQARHALMNLHSRNIYDGCNTLQIQPSRLNELVVKNNTQKSWDYTVQSGGPSGSAGAPGADMAPPGQAPHGAAAAAAGVPASGVNNNGRSVGPHAPGLGRRPTTPPRRARTTGPTAEPLEPNTTRRR, encoded by the exons ATGGAAGAGAAATCGACCGCCGCTCCCCCGGAGTCTTTCCGTGTGGTCCTTGCGTCCGTGACGAACCTGCTGTACCCCGTAGACATTGACTTGATCCACTATCTCTTTTCCAAATATGGAGAGATCGAGAAG ATTGTCACGTTCAGCAAGTCCCCGACTATGTACCAGGCGCTGATTCAGTTTCAGAACCCTGAGCAGGCGCGCCACGCGTTGATGAACTTGCACAGCCGCAACATCTACGACGGGTGCAACACGCTGCAGATTCAGCCGTCTCGTCTGAACGAGTTGGTTGTGAAGAACAACACGCAAAAGAGCTGGGACTACACGGTGCAGAGTGGAGGCCCGTCgggctctgcaggcgcgccgggcgcggacATGGCGCCGCCTGGTCAGGCGCcccacggcgccgccgcggccgcggccggcgtgCCCGCCTCGGGCGTGAACAACAACGGCCGCAGCGTGGGGCCACACGCCCCGGGGCTGGGGCGCCGCCCCACCACGCCCCCCCGGCGGGCCCGCACCACGGGCCCTACGGCGGAGCCGCTGGAGCCCAACACCACCCGCCGCCGATga
- a CDS encoding hypothetical protein (encoded by transcript BESB_019770): MRATGSAPLRLPLLPCSSGRSRAKAGNGVSLFRRLPLLAKSETKAEKKFLAAALPLSRSFVASREKTHFSSASADRRAVRRLEAASNPAKSRWSARPDPVVSSLSSSLCPSSASCASPPSLPLPARTPSSHSFSSFSTCLVSSRAKLRGEVQHRAFASIAFSSSPAPAQASSGYSARAEGNREAAAAQLPLSRGGRQSQRMERLIASYSSLFSSAGDSAGSEAVDPLPPFSACARAQRSGAERRAAAAAAHVSALSSHRKPAAASSRAVSASAGGGASSAAFAASAAASAGVAASAAVNARNEQRRQALRSFISRLDELFHLTHQHWLPAQAGAPLGAKRDRRRSGGKEAEAEASRRRLEPDSAHASARCEALSAQEALFAACRLASTRGDFQWCLQGLNILTNFGRLRPDWELSNRLFALALHCQRRDQAEELLHMFPHFLSSPPSSSLLFALIDEAFAAGRPQDVRRIVCAMREQWQIPIRPSVYVAAIRAMLLLPIPQDQALREARVIAEDAAAMGVSLPPVAYQMLTERALALIESRLAQVDADRGSLASPEAETHGGEDDEGAQVAAYPTEELLELAWQMHARACADQAREASRRRQPVCFSPDFASSSGSLSAWLGSPAALNESFVWRRESPELLMQAGWLFWAAERCRARGAGVASQSRESATADAEAKGDAGSWLTWIRRACARSLEDAVGGDWNPSSIHRSIPPAFLSALVRAGQGCKSAAAASAEGAEEARVASQSRRSRLRETRDAAEALHAFQHSAFAGSLPPLAVLAALSRPRTLASKSG, encoded by the exons ATGAGGGCGACAGGCAGCGCACCcctgcggcttcctctccttccatGCTCCTCAGGAAGAtctcgcgcgaaggcgggcaACGGCGTGAGCCTTTtcaggcgcctgcctctcctcgcgaagagcgagacgaaggcggagaagaaattcctcgccgcagctctcccgctttctcgctctttTGTCGCCAGTCGAGAGAAAACGCAtttttcctccgcttccgcaGACAGGCGAGCTGTCCGCCGCCTTGAGGCCGCCTCCAATCCCGCAAAGTCCCGGtggagcgcgaggcccgACCCAGTagtctcgtctctctcttcatcTCTCTGtccctcttctgcttcttgcgcgtctccgccttcgcttccgcttcccGCGCGCACGCCTTCTTCTCACTCGTTCTCTAGCTTCTCCACTTGTCTCGtgtcctctcgcgcgaagctgcgcggagagGTTCAGCATCGCGCGTTTGCCTCAATCgcgttttcctcctcgcccgcgcctgctcaAGCCTCCTCAGGCTACAGCGCCCGTGCAGAAGGCAACCGcgaagcggcagctgcgcaactgccgctgtctcgcggagggcgccaaTCTCAGCGCATGGAGCGTCTGATTGCCTCCtattcttctctcttttcctctgcgGGAGATTCtgccggcagcgaggccgtcgACCCCCTGCCGCCCTTCAgtgcgtgcgcgcgcgcgcagcgctcgggggcagagcggcgcgcggcggcggcggcggctcatGTCAGCGCGCTGTCTTCTCATCGGAAaccagctgctgcgtcttctcgcgcggtttccgcctccgcgggagGCGGGGCGAGTTCGGCTGCgttcgctgcctcggcggccgcctctgcaggtgTCGCCGCATCCGCCGCAGTGAACGCGCGGAatgagcagcggcgccaggctcTCAGATCGTTCATCTCGCGGCTCGATGAACTTTTCCACCTCACGCATCAGCActggctgcctgcgcaggccggTGCGCCGCTGGGAGCTAagcgcgacaggcgccgcagtggaggaaaagaggcggaggccgaggcgagTAGGCGGCGACTGGAGCCAGACAGCGCGCACGCGTCCGCTCGCTGCGAGGCCTTGAGTGCACAGGAGGCGCTGTTCGCTgcgtgccgcctcgcctccacgcgggGGGACTTTCAGTGGTGTCTGCAAGGCCTCAACATCCTGACGAACTTTGGCCGCCTGCGACCGGACTGGGAGCTCTCGAACAggctcttcgctctcgccctccactgccagcgccgcgaccagGCTGAGGAG ctgctgcacatGTTTCCGCATTTCCTTTCTTCCCCGCCCTCTTCGAGCCTTCTCTTTGCCTTGATTGacgaggccttcgccgcaggaAGGCCGCAAGATGTCCGCCGAATCGTCTGCGCCATGCGCGAACAATG GCAGATTCCAATTCGGCCTTCTGTCTACGTCGCTGCCATTCGCGCGATGCTGCTGCTCCCCATTCCGCAGGACCAGGCTCTGAGGGAGGCGCGTGTG atcgcggaggacgccgcggcaaTGGGCGTCTCGTTGCCGCCGGTGGCGTATCAGATGCTCACTGAGCGGGCGCTAGCGCTCATCGAGTCTCGTCTCGCTCAAGTCGACGCCGACCGCGGGTCGCTAGCCTCtccagaggcggagacgcacggcggagaagacgacgaaggcgcccaGGTCGCCGCCTACCCAACTGAGGAGCTTCTGGAATTAGCATGGCAGATGCAT GCTCGCGCGTGTGCTGACCAGGCCCGCGAGGCTTCCCGCCGCAGACAACCGGTGTGTTTTTCACCTgacttcgcctcctcgtctgggTCGCTTTCGGCTTGGCTtgggtcgcctgcggcgctgaaCGAGAGCTTTGTTTGGCGGCGCGAAAGCCCCGAGCTCCTCATGCAGGCAGGTTGGCTCTTCTGGGCGGCTGAGCggtgccgcgcccgcggcgcgggagtcGCGTCGCAGAGTCGAGAGTCAGCGACTGCAGACGCTgaggcgaagggcgacgcgggctcGTGGCTCACCTGGattcgccgcgcgtgcgctaGGAGCCTCGAAGACGCCGTTGGAGGTGACTGGAATCCTAG CTCCATTCATCGTTCGATTCCTCCGGCGTTTTTATCTGCACTCGTTCGCGCGGGTCAAGGCTGCAagtctgcggctgcagcttccGCGGAAggggctgaggaggcgcgtgtCGCAAGTCAGAGCCGAAGATCTCGCTTGCGAGaaacgcgagacgcagctgag gcgctgcatgcgtttcaGCACTCCGCATTCGCTGGCAGTCTGCCGCCACTGGCAGTACTCGCTGCGCTTTCTCGACCGCGGACTCTGGCGAGCAAGTCCGGTTGA